A window of Apium graveolens cultivar Ventura chromosome 8, ASM990537v1, whole genome shotgun sequence contains these coding sequences:
- the LOC141679245 gene encoding casein kinase 1-like protein HD16, whose translation MPDLRSGVRQSKRGKNVEDNPAVVAPAPRRGTRRGNTLKAAVLRSPVNNPVNPANPSPMSRPAGRGKGRQTNQEKNAEIFGAGVGGRGRAVLDARAKEMAAIPDVVAEKSAEKLAAAEEEGSTSPLPERVQLGNSPVYKLDRKLGKGGFGQVFVGRRVTGGSGNTGPDAIEVAMKLEHRNGKGCSYGPPYEWQVYSTLNGCYGLPLVHYKGRQGDYYILIMDMLGPSLWDVWNSSNQMLSEEMVACIGVESISILEQLHSRGFVHGDVKPENFLLGQPGTANEKKLYLVDLGLASKWRDASSGRHVEYDQKPDVFRGTVRYASVHAHLGRTGSRRDDLESLAYTLIFLLKGKLPWQGFVGENKGFLVCRKKMGTSPEMLCCLCPPPFQQFLEMVTDMKFDEEPNYSKLISLFDNSIVSTASLRPIKIDGALKVGQKRGRSPFELEDSGPRKKVRLGTPATQWISVYCSRPPMKQRYHYNVTDSRLYQHVEKAKEDGLHISSVASSSNLWAVVMDAGTGFTSQVYEISPVFLHKEWIMEQWDKNYYITSLAGASNGSALVIMSKGTSYTQQSYKVSDVFPFKWINKKWKEGFSVTSMTTAGSRWGIVMSRDAGFSNQVVELDFLYPSEGIHRRWENGYRITSAAATADQAAFILSSSKKKLQDITQETLRTSAFPSTHVKDKWSRNLYIATICYGRTVS comes from the exons ATGCCAGATTTGAGAAGTGGAGTTCGTCAATCAAAGAGGGGAAAAAATGTTGAGGATAACCCTGCTGTTGTAGCTCCTGCACCTCGACGAGGCACTAGAAGAGGTAATACTTTGAAAGCTGCAGTTTTAAGATCACCTGTGAATAATCCTGTGAACCCAGCAAATCCCAGTCCAATGTCAAGGCCTGCTGGTAGAGGTAAGGGTAGGCAGACAAACCAAGAGAAGAATGCTGAGATTTTTGGTGCCGGGGTTGGTGGTCGGGGACGAGCAGTTTTAGACGCAAGAGCAAAAGAAATGGCTGCTATTccagatgtagttgcagaaaaGAGTGCGGAAAAGCTAGCTGCTGCTGAGGAAGAAGGAAGTACAAGTCCACTTCCTGAAAGG GTGCAGCTCGGAAACTCCCCAGTGTACAAGCTAGATCGAAAGTTGGGTAAGGGGGGGTTCGGACAAGTTTTTGTTGGAAGAAGAGTTACTGGTGGCTCGGGAAATACTGGTCCCGATGCAATTGAG GTTGCTATGAAACTTGAACATAGAAATGGCAAGGGATGTAGCTATGGTCCTCCTTATGAATGGCAAGTTTACAG CACTCTTAATGGATGCTATGGACTTCCTTTGGTCCATTATAAAGGTCGCCAGGGAGATTATTATATACTT ATCATGGACATGTTAGGACCGAGTCTATGGGATGTTTGGAACTCCAGTAATCAGAT GCTTTCGGAAGAGATGGTCGCTTGTATAGGGGTGGAATCAATATCAATACTAGAACAGCTTCATTCTAGAGG CTTTGTACACGGAGATGTCAAGCCAGAAAACTTTTTGCTCGGTCAGCCTGGAACAGCAAATGAGAAAAAGTTGTATTTGGTGGATCTTGGTTTGG CTTCAAAATGGAGGGATGCATCCTCTGGTCGGCATGTTGAATATGATCAAAAGCCTGATGTTTTCAG GGGAACAGTACGTTATGCAAGTGTACATGCCCATTTGGGGAGGACCGGAAGCAGAAGGGATGACCTTGAGTCGTTAGCTTATACTTTGATTTTTCTTCTTAAAGGAAAGCTCCCTTGGCAAGGTTTTGTG GGAGAAAACAAAGGTTTCCTTGTTTGTAGAAAGAAGATGGGTACTTCTCCAGAGATGCTCTGTTGCCTATGCCCTCCCCCGTTTCAGCAATTTCTTGAGATGGTGACTGATATGAAATTTGACGAGGAACCTAATTACTCAAAGCTGATCTCCCTTTTTGATAACAGCATAGTTTCCACTGCCTCGTTGAGACCAATCAAAATAGATGGTGCATTGAAG GTCGGTCAGAAGAGGGGAAGGTCACCTTTTGAGTTAGAAGATAGTGGACCTAGAAAGAAAGTCAGACTAGGTACTCCGGCAACTCAGTGGATCTCAGTTTATTGTTCCAGGCCACCAATGAAACAGAG ATACCACTATAATGTGACGGATTCAAGACTATATCAGCATGTAGAGAAAGCGAAGGAAGATGGCCTGCACATTAGCTCTGTGGCTTCTTCGTCAAATTTGTGGGCTGTTGTTATGGATGCAGGGACTGGATTTACGTCCCAGGTTTATGAAATCTCACCTGTTTTCTTGCATAAG GAATGGATAATGGAACAGTGGGACAAGAATTATTACATCACTTCACTTGCCGGTGCATCCAATGGCAGTGCCTTAGTAATAATGTCTAAGG GGACATCCTATACTCAACAATCATACAAAGTTAGTGATGTATTTCCTTTTAAATGGATCAATAAGAAGTGGAAAGAAGGCTTTTCGGTCACCTCAATGACCACTGCGGGTAGCAGATGGGGAATTGTCATGTCACGTGATGCAGGCTTTTCTAATCAG GTTGTGGAACTTGATTTTCTGTACCCGAGTGAAGGGATTCACAGGAGATGGGAAAATGGATATCGAATTACTTCGGCTGCTGCAACTGCAGATCAAGCTGCCTTCATATTGAGTTCATCCAAGAAAAAATTGCAAGATATTACACAAGAAACTTTGCGAACATCTGCTTTCCCGAGCACCCATGTTAAG GATAAATGGTCAAGAAATTTGTATATTGCAACCATTTGTTATGGACGGACAGTGTCGTGA